A window of Cohnella herbarum contains these coding sequences:
- a CDS encoding NADPH-dependent FMN reductase, giving the protein MSNLNIGIILGSTRQGRVSPQVGEWVKGIADKRGDANYEIVDIADYKLPLLGEADATEQATAWNVKLASLDGFVFIVQEYNHSISGALKNALDYAREAWNNKAAGIVSYGSVGGARATEHLRGILAELSVADVRVHPALSLFTDFENGTVFKPADLHLTNVNGMLDQVLAWSGALKTLR; this is encoded by the coding sequence GTGTCGAATTTGAATATCGGAATTATATTGGGGAGTACCCGTCAAGGGCGCGTAAGTCCGCAAGTAGGCGAATGGGTTAAAGGCATTGCCGACAAACGCGGAGACGCGAATTACGAGATCGTGGATATCGCGGATTACAAGCTGCCTCTGCTTGGCGAAGCGGATGCTACCGAACAAGCGACGGCGTGGAACGTCAAGTTGGCTAGCTTGGACGGCTTTGTATTTATCGTGCAGGAGTATAACCACAGCATATCCGGCGCATTGAAGAATGCTTTGGATTATGCTCGCGAAGCGTGGAACAACAAAGCGGCTGGAATCGTTAGCTACGGTTCGGTAGGCGGAGCTCGGGCAACGGAACATCTGAGAGGGATACTGGCGGAGTTGTCCGTAGCGGACGTTCGAGTACATCCGGCTTTATCGTTATTTACCGATTTCGAGAACGGAACGGTATTTAAGCCGGCCGATCTGCATTTGACGAACGTGAACGGGATGCTCGATCAAGTGTTGGCCTGGAGCGGAGCATTGAAGACTTTGCGGTAA
- a CDS encoding NAD(P)/FAD-dependent oxidoreductase produces the protein MNEQQRIDVAIIGGGPAGMNAALVLGRARKTVIVIDEERPRNRVTRETHGFLTRDGVSPSEFRRIAREQISAYPSVRFVSDIAVTIEGSDGDFLMTTEQGATYRSKKVLFAMGKKDLPFDIEGLAEVYGKSAFVCPYCDGWELRDQPLVLIAKGAGAVHFAKVVSGWSDHKVICTNGPDDMTEEQREELKRHHIPVFDSPILRIDSIDGKVQHIVLEDGTNVPCTGIFFATKLVAGSELPQDLGCRVSEAGSIIVDALGKTNVPGVYSAGDAATELYQAITAAAMGSLAAVGINSELLTEAWESVK, from the coding sequence ATGAATGAACAACAACGGATAGACGTAGCGATCATCGGCGGAGGACCGGCAGGAATGAATGCGGCACTTGTTCTGGGGAGAGCAAGAAAAACCGTCATCGTCATCGACGAAGAACGCCCGCGGAATCGGGTTACTCGCGAGACGCACGGGTTTCTAACGAGAGACGGAGTTTCTCCAAGCGAATTCAGGCGTATCGCGAGAGAACAAATAAGCGCTTATCCTTCCGTGCGTTTCGTGTCGGATATAGCAGTCACGATCGAGGGATCCGACGGGGATTTTCTTATGACGACCGAGCAAGGAGCGACCTACCGGAGTAAAAAGGTTTTGTTCGCAATGGGCAAGAAAGATCTTCCGTTCGATATCGAAGGATTAGCGGAAGTATATGGAAAAAGCGCTTTTGTGTGCCCATATTGCGATGGTTGGGAGCTGCGAGATCAGCCGCTCGTTTTGATTGCGAAAGGGGCAGGCGCGGTGCATTTTGCCAAAGTGGTGTCCGGTTGGTCCGATCATAAGGTCATTTGCACGAACGGACCCGACGACATGACGGAAGAACAGCGCGAGGAGCTTAAGCGGCATCACATCCCCGTTTTCGACTCGCCAATTCTTCGTATCGATTCCATCGACGGTAAAGTGCAACATATCGTTCTGGAGGATGGAACAAACGTTCCTTGCACGGGAATTTTCTTTGCGACTAAACTGGTTGCCGGATCGGAATTGCCTCAAGACCTTGGTTGCAGAGTATCGGAGGCAGGCTCGATAATCGTAGATGCATTAGGCAAAACGAACGTACCGGGCGTATACAGCGCCGGAGATGCGGCAACGGAGCTCTACCAAGCGATTACGGCCGCTGCGATGGGATCGTTGGCCGCGGTGGGAATTAATAGCGAGCTGCTTACGGAAGCATGGGAAAGCGTTAAGTAA
- a CDS encoding RrF2 family transcriptional regulator → MQFSKSTGYALHALIHLARAQRGHNVGIKELSGLLGVSESYLSKIMSKLRQDGILRAVTGASGGYELARDADRITFQEVVQVVEGRQQLFECVNLNGHPGNKECLVKKVMNGAERQMYEYLEHHTIQSVLDSASIDNDSELSKK, encoded by the coding sequence ATGCAATTTTCCAAAAGCACGGGTTACGCGTTGCACGCTCTTATTCATCTGGCGAGAGCGCAGCGCGGCCATAACGTCGGCATTAAGGAACTATCCGGGTTGTTGGGGGTCTCCGAAAGCTACTTATCCAAGATCATGTCTAAGCTTAGGCAGGATGGCATTTTACGAGCGGTTACGGGAGCGAGCGGCGGTTACGAGTTGGCAAGAGACGCTGATCGGATTACGTTTCAAGAAGTCGTTCAAGTCGTCGAGGGCAGGCAACAGTTGTTCGAGTGCGTGAATCTGAACGGACATCCAGGCAACAAGGAATGTTTGGTGAAGAAAGTAATGAACGGCGCAGAACGGCAGATGTACGAATATCTTGAGCATCATACGATCCAGTCGGTGTTGGATTCGGCTTCCATAGATAACGACTCTGAGCTTAGCAAGAAGTAA
- a CDS encoding ArsR/SmtB family transcription factor, with the protein MLNLEKQTVETCDTTCVGTDTDLTEIKQKMVDDTSANDLAELFKALSDPTRVKLIGALLINELCVHDLSVLLGMGQSAISHQLRYLRNLRIVKRRKSGKTVYYSLDDLHIEQLFVLTLQHLKHE; encoded by the coding sequence ATGTTGAATCTGGAAAAGCAAACGGTAGAAACGTGCGATACCACTTGCGTAGGAACGGATACGGATTTGACCGAGATCAAACAAAAGATGGTCGACGATACTTCCGCGAACGATCTGGCCGAACTATTCAAGGCGCTCAGCGATCCTACGCGCGTGAAATTGATCGGAGCCTTGTTGATAAACGAATTATGCGTGCACGATTTGTCGGTGTTGCTAGGCATGGGACAGTCGGCGATATCGCATCAGCTTCGTTATTTAAGGAATCTTAGAATCGTGAAGCGACGCAAGTCGGGTAAAACCGTTTATTACTCCTTGGATGATTTGCATATCGAACAATTATTCGTCCTTACGCTGCAGCACTTGAAGCATGAGTAG
- a CDS encoding heavy metal translocating P-type ATPase: MIEYRVKGLSCGNCAQVLEHEIRQLEHGETATLSYNSGKLRLDERVPLDQVNKILNGDRAYIEKQAAASSNAHGYSGHEHSHEHGHKHNHEHEHNHSQGNKKMIGILAASTVIYLGAIFMDDQTADIAVILLYLTATALSGYTTFVKGLKNLFRLKFTIDTLMTVALVGAISLGEWKEATLVAILFGLNELLEGLGMEKARRSMETLLKVAPKEATKLGNAGEETVVPIATLRIGDRVLVKPGEKIPSDGTVLSGKSSVNESAITGEALPVEKAENESVFGGSINNEGVLQIRIDKAYADSSLAKILHLVEEAQETKTPTELFINKFAKYYTPLIMIVAALVIVIPPLFLGGEWTKWLYQGLAVLIVGCPCALILSSPIAIVAGITRNARNGILIKGGVFLEQLGKLDTLAFDKTGTLTKGEPHVEQTIVYDESRFLAVAGAIEKSSNHPLAKAIMKEVHRKGIEPKDAEAIEAVSGRGIVATYEGKSYWLGNERSMEHITMPNDVHDAIEQFKESGLTLVLVADEKQVIGMFGISDELREESRSVIAALHRSGIRHTVMLTGDHQKTAEKVANAIGIKEYYGNLLPEDKVAKVKQLATRGTVGMIGDGINDAPALASAQLGIAMGKGTDSAIETADIVFMQDHLGKLPAAIKVARQVNRIIRFNIGVAMGLKLLALLLTIPGWLTLWVAILSDMGATIFVTLVSLTILVQRKTDQ; this comes from the coding sequence ATGATTGAATATCGGGTTAAAGGCCTTTCTTGCGGCAATTGCGCCCAGGTGCTGGAACATGAAATTCGCCAATTGGAACACGGTGAAACCGCGACTCTTAGTTATAATAGCGGCAAGTTACGTTTAGACGAACGCGTGCCCCTAGATCAAGTAAATAAGATTCTGAACGGCGACCGCGCTTATATCGAGAAACAAGCTGCGGCTTCCTCTAACGCTCACGGTTATTCGGGACATGAACATTCCCATGAGCACGGACATAAACATAATCATGAGCACGAGCATAATCACAGCCAGGGCAATAAGAAAATGATCGGCATCCTGGCAGCTTCGACCGTTATTTACTTAGGCGCGATATTCATGGACGATCAAACGGCCGATATAGCGGTTATTTTGTTGTATTTGACCGCAACCGCGCTTAGCGGATATACAACGTTCGTGAAGGGCTTAAAAAATCTGTTCCGCCTTAAATTCACGATAGACACTCTGATGACGGTTGCTCTGGTCGGCGCGATTTCGTTGGGAGAATGGAAAGAAGCGACCCTTGTCGCCATTTTGTTCGGCCTTAACGAACTGCTAGAGGGTTTGGGGATGGAAAAAGCGCGGCGATCCATGGAAACGCTCCTAAAAGTCGCTCCCAAAGAAGCAACCAAACTCGGGAACGCCGGCGAGGAAACCGTTGTACCGATTGCAACGCTCCGAATCGGCGACAGAGTTTTAGTCAAACCCGGGGAAAAGATCCCCTCCGACGGCACGGTCCTATCCGGGAAGAGCTCCGTTAACGAGTCGGCGATTACGGGCGAAGCTCTCCCGGTTGAGAAAGCGGAAAACGAATCGGTCTTCGGCGGCAGCATAAACAACGAAGGCGTTCTGCAAATTCGTATCGACAAAGCGTATGCCGATTCATCGTTGGCCAAAATTCTTCATCTCGTGGAAGAAGCCCAAGAAACAAAAACGCCTACCGAGCTGTTCATTAATAAATTCGCCAAATATTACACTCCTCTCATTATGATCGTCGCCGCTCTCGTCATCGTCATCCCTCCTCTGTTTCTCGGCGGCGAATGGACGAAATGGTTGTATCAAGGCTTAGCCGTACTTATCGTAGGTTGTCCTTGCGCGTTGATCTTATCGTCTCCGATTGCTATCGTGGCCGGCATTACCCGGAATGCGCGCAACGGTATTCTGATCAAAGGCGGCGTGTTCCTGGAACAGTTAGGTAAACTGGATACGTTGGCTTTCGATAAAACCGGCACCCTGACGAAGGGCGAACCCCATGTCGAGCAAACCATCGTATACGATGAATCCCGGTTTCTAGCCGTTGCCGGCGCGATCGAGAAATCGTCCAATCATCCGCTTGCCAAAGCCATTATGAAGGAAGTTCATCGCAAGGGTATTGAGCCTAAGGATGCCGAAGCGATCGAGGCCGTGTCGGGGAGAGGCATTGTCGCGACCTACGAAGGTAAATCCTATTGGCTCGGGAACGAAAGAAGCATGGAACACATAACGATGCCTAATGATGTTCATGACGCGATCGAGCAATTCAAGGAAAGCGGTCTGACTCTCGTCCTTGTAGCCGACGAGAAGCAAGTAATCGGAATGTTCGGCATTTCCGATGAACTCCGCGAAGAGAGCCGTTCGGTCATCGCGGCGCTGCATCGGAGCGGCATTCGCCATACCGTCATGCTGACGGGCGACCACCAGAAGACCGCCGAGAAAGTAGCTAACGCAATCGGTATTAAGGAGTATTACGGCAACTTGCTTCCTGAGGACAAGGTTGCCAAAGTAAAGCAGCTCGCAACCCGGGGCACGGTCGGCATGATCGGGGACGGAATAAACGATGCTCCCGCCCTTGCCTCCGCGCAGCTCGGAATCGCGATGGGCAAAGGAACGGATAGCGCGATCGAAACGGCCGACATCGTATTCATGCAGGACCATCTCGGAAAGCTGCCCGCCGCGATCAAAGTAGCTCGACAAGTGAATCGCATCATTCGGTTCAATATTGGCGTCGCCATGGGCTTGAAGCTTCTGGCTCTGCTCCTTACCATCCCCGGTTGGTTAACTTTGTGGGTGGCCATCTTATCCGATATGGGAGCCACGATCTTCGTTACTTTGGTCAGTTTGACGATTCTCGTGCAAAGAAAAACGGATCAATAG
- a CDS encoding GNAT family N-acetyltransferase: protein MEHRTTDKWNEAMWAEAEQVYHEAFPEHGRKNRAIVRRMFDRRICTLHTWSERDEIVAMALTALNLRARMLVIDYLAVRRTWRGQGVGRLCIENIRDWALTSMPDTRGIVIEVEAEETKENAERVLFWEKVGFRLTDYVHSYIWVPETYRAMFLSFDDSAAIEDDGRSLFKAITQYHEKAYRNGNG from the coding sequence ATGGAACATCGAACGACGGATAAATGGAATGAAGCCATGTGGGCCGAGGCGGAGCAAGTGTATCATGAGGCTTTTCCCGAACATGGCCGGAAAAATCGAGCGATCGTTCGTCGCATGTTCGACAGACGCATATGTACGTTGCATACTTGGAGCGAACGCGACGAGATTGTCGCGATGGCTCTGACAGCATTAAATTTGCGTGCCCGGATGCTCGTGATCGACTATCTCGCCGTTCGGCGAACTTGGCGCGGACAAGGGGTAGGGCGTTTATGCATCGAGAATATTCGGGACTGGGCTTTGACCTCTATGCCGGACACTCGGGGCATCGTCATCGAGGTCGAAGCCGAGGAGACGAAGGAAAACGCGGAACGCGTTCTTTTCTGGGAAAAAGTCGGATTTCGTTTAACGGATTACGTTCATTCTTACATTTGGGTTCCCGAGACGTATCGGGCTATGTTTCTTAGCTTCGACGATAGCGCAGCCATAGAGGATGACGGCCGATCGTTGTTCAAAGCGATTACGCAGTATCACGAGAAAGCTTATCGCAACGGAAATGGATAG